In Macrobrachium nipponense isolate FS-2020 chromosome 30, ASM1510439v2, whole genome shotgun sequence, a genomic segment contains:
- the LOC135201989 gene encoding alpha-(1,3)-fucosyltransferase C-like translates to MEIQKIMDINYKVALPQSSNAFRDEVYAPMMELFRKKAAGQLVPGLKRFRSGAVPRVLLWSVPLLSSKWRAVFSHVDKGQCPLHCEVIYEVKKRNTADAVIIFMGGAQDSQTITKKLSPRDPRQPWVIMTFETPLYANNIHKVRYENYNGLFNRTMTYRQDADIMVHHGFIVHRNEAHLLPRSWVVPPVMEAINVSRKLAVAFISNCKAESNRLQYIQKVEKYAQVDVVGRCGLLKCGDSMYVEHQYNATTNQCLKVAGEGYLFFFAFENNFCKEYVTEKVYNLLYYPIVPVVRGSANYSALLPPNSYINANNYSPKELAERLLYLKDHPKEYKKYLEWRKYYQPSTIGGEIVLCHMCSRLYDKDFFEFKVYEDFEDWFVSKANCMAGLEL, encoded by the exons atggagatccagaaaataatggATATAAATTACAAAG ttgCCCTCCCTCAGTCATCAAACGCCTTTCGAGATGAGGTTTACGCTCCTATGATGGAGCTCTTCCGGAAGAAAGCTGCGGGACAGCTGGTTCCAGGACTGAAAAG ATTTAGATCTGGTGCTGTACCCCGTGTGCTTCTTTGGTCAGTGCCCCTCCTCAGTTCTAAGTGGAGGGCTGTGTTTTCCCATGTTGACAAAGGTCAATGCCCTCTGCACTGTGAAGTGATCTACGAGGTAAAAAAG AGGAATACTGCAGATGCTGTTATCATCTTCATGGGAGGTGCACAAGATTCTCAGACTATCACAAAGAAATTATCACCACGAGACCCTCGTCAGCCTTGGGTCATAATGACCTTTGAAACGCCACTATATGCAAACAATATACACAAAGTAAGATATGAAAACTACAACGGACTATTCAACCGAACGATGACTTACCGTCAAGATGCCGACATAATGGTTCACCATGGCTTTATTGTCCACAGAAATGAAGCCCACTTACTCCCCAGATCATGGGTCGTTCCTCCAGTAATGGAAGCAATAAATGTTTCTAGAAAGTTAGCAGTGGCATTTATATCCAACTGCAAAGCAGAGTCCAACCGTCTGCAATACATCCAAAAGGTTGAAAAATATGCTCAAGTTGATGTTGTTGGACGATGCGGGCTTCTGAAATGTGGTGATTCCATGTACGTAGAACACCAGTACAATGCAACAACAAACCAGTGCTTGAAGGTTGCTGGTGAAGGCTatctcttcttctttgcctttgaGAACAATTTCTGCAAAGAATACGTCACGGAGAAAGTCTACAATCTGCTATATTATCCAATTGTTCCAGTGGTTCGGGGATCAGCGAATTACTCAGCACTTCTTCCCCCGAATTCTTACATCAACGCCAACAATTATTCGCCTAAggaactagcagagagattgctcTATCTGAAAGATCATCCCAAG GAGTACAAGAAATACTTGGAATGGAGGAAGTATTATCAACCGTCAACCATCGGCGGAGAGATCGTTTTGTGCCACATGTGTTCCCGATTATACGACAAAGACTTTTTCGAATTCAAAGTATACGAAGACTTTGAAGATTGGTTCGTCTCAAAGGCCAACTGCATGGCTGGACTGGAGCTGTGA